In the Colletotrichum lupini chromosome 1, complete sequence genome, one interval contains:
- a CDS encoding short-chain dehydrogenase, which translates to MQHICMDVAPTEDNAMTTDPSQMAFRAVTHWLQSQTLPVFCCTTPGFRPRMPTDIEADSVPLSQSHLTKALSQQEQHHQSQSPQISDAETSESVARRASSALWTKPLPQLPPPNMSLSGKVAIVTGGARGIGAAIALKLAREGARVAFTFVNTSSIAKAHEVISEIEACGSSATAIQADVSKHQKKVIERTMMAFGVTKIDILVNNAAATLSATLDDTTTEDYDRIFDTNTRAVFFMMQAVKPHIAPGGRIINISSVAARADSPGSMAYAGSKAAVEAFTRVAAREMGQAHGVTVNCISPGTVKTEMFDSLPDDQRSADLERASLTPAEARLGAVEDIADVVAFVASDESRWITGTVIPVNGGRLMN; encoded by the exons ATGCAGCATATCTGCATGGACGTCGCACCTACTGAAGATAATGCCATGACTACGGATCCCAGTCAAATGGCTTTCCGAGCCGTTACGCACTGGCTCCAGAGCCAGACTCTGCCGGTATTCTGCTGCACTACACCGGGATTCCGGCCGCGGATGCCAACAGACATCGAAGCTGACAGTGTGCCTTTATCACAGTCTCATCTGACCAAGGCGCTGAGCCAGCAAGAGCAGCATCATCAAAGCCAGTCGCCTCAGATCAGCGACGCGGAAACCAGCGAAAGTGTCGCGCGGCGCGCATCATCTGCCCTGTGGACGAAGCCACTGCCACAGCTCCCGCCGCCCAACATGTCCTTGTCGGGCAAAGTCGCCATCGTCACCGGCGGCGCGCGAGGCATCGGCGCCGCCATTGCGTTGAAGCTCGCACGAGAAGGGGCCAGG GTCGCCTTCACCTTTGTAAACACTTCATCAATAGCCAAGGCCCATGAGGTCATATCCGAGATCGAGGCCTGCGGGTCCTCAGCGACCGCCATCCAAGCCGACGTCTCCAAGCATCAGAAGAAGGTCATCGAGCGGACCATGATGGCGTTTGGCGTCACCAAGATTGATATCCTCGTTAACAACGCCGCCGCGACGCTCAGCGCGACCCTCGATGACACCACCACCGAGGACTACGACCGCATCTTCGACACCAACACGCGCGCCGTGTTCTTTATGATGCAAGCCGTCAAGCCGCACATTGCGCCGGGCGGTCGCATCATAAACATCTCATCCGTCGCCGCGCGCGCCGATTCGCCGGGCAGCATGGCCTACGCGGGGAGCAAGGCGGCCGTAGAGGCGTTTACGCGCGTCGCGGCGCGGGAGATGGGGCAAGCGCATGGCGTGACTGTGAATTGTATCAGCCCGGGGACGGTCAAGACGGAGATGTTTGACTCGCTGCCCGATGACCAGCGCAGCGCCGACTTGGAGAGGGCCTCGCTTACGCCCGCCGAGGCGAGACTGGGCGCCGTTGAGGACATTGCCGACGTTGTTGCGTTTGTGGCGAGCGACGAGTCGAGGTGGATTACGGGGACGGTGATTCCCGTCAACGGAGGCCGTTTGATGAACTGA
- a CDS encoding WD domain-containing protein: protein MPQYPQPAVSLSPATLADLPRLPMKTEPWCWENGDNWHIRRGGCGWRAPLHSFGLGRTNPGWEPNPPILHLVIRGYTSPLSSPPPHLPVAPDFHRPIVEPSPKSRPSLSVTAVIRATFPKRRPCQPRPSPVTRHPITRCQQGPGTSTRGAASEAEPLRTHPDHRPERPTITTSNHLTFRRRGSTLALPDLGWSLPADKFSQHLSKPSRPPSITQARDSLFQPRSSRTPQKTLPTIVLPPPPRYPSHSGAYGAIGAGIAPMIETNNILSNPEGPEYQFLVGEGTYVLKECLHLATPPPHPSEAPVVNPNPLATTPQPASAGTKLSLISLDVRAAPPFFYNKGASTSTTLSSSLGGDIQEHPNEGRYSTEAGLSSDGGDGRGASLSDGVAPPTSSLTMVSAPAFGDGNSALAPANTKDAAKKKVAKPKNNMTKSNSSFISRVIVNESLAKKLQERPTDGVFAFANINRAFQWLDLSSPTKADYLTKILFTKAHCLCHDVNPITKNIAHIDVIMGFSTGEIIWWEPVSQRYTRLNKNGIINGTPVSEIRWIPGSECLFLAAHMDGSLVVYDKDKEDAQFSPEEEQLATNGSSTNGESDSSTNGVNHNLKIQINKSVHSKNQKTNPVASWKLSNQRINAFAFSPDNRHLAVVSEDGSLRIIDYLKEELLDLYNSYYGGFICITWSPDGKYVLTGGQDDLISIWSVVDSAIVARCQGHQSWVTSVAFDPWRCDDRNYRFGSVGEDCRLCLWDFNVGMLHRPKAASVHHRGSVSSRFANPLQRQETANTSASRIRSNSTLSGGAVDEDGSSIVHPVEPRARIAMLPPVSSKAVDTHPLCWLEFTEEAIITSCKNGKPWTSHRGVTSLNGHMLTCQPPKRPYQNMEQAD from the exons ATGCCCCAATACCCCCAACCTGCAGTATCGCTCTCCCCTGCCACGCTTGCTGACCTGCCACGCCTCCCCATGAAGACAGAGCCCTGGTGCTGGGAAAATGGGGATAATTGGCACATCCGCCGGGGG GGTTGTGGTTGGCGCGCACCTTTACACTCCTTTGGCCTGGGACGAACCAACCCCGGATGGGAACCGAACCCGCCTATTC TTCATCTGGTCATTCGCGGCTACACATCTCCGCTGTCTTCTCCCCCTCCACACCTACCCGTCGCGCCTGACTTCCACCGTCCGATCGTCGAACCCTCACCAAAAAGCCGTCCGTCTCTCTCTGTCACTGCCGTGATACGTGCGACCTTCCCGAAACGTCGACCTTGTCAGCCTCGGCCGTCGCCCGTCACCCGTCATCCGATTACCCGTTGTCAACAAGGCCCAGGAACCTCCACTCGCGGGGCCGCCAGTGAGGCGGAGCCGCTCAGAACGCACCCAGACCACCGTCCCGAGCGCCCGACGATAACGACCTCCAACCACCTCACCTTCCGACGTCGCGGTTCAACCCTCGC TTTACCCGACCTCGGCTGGTCCTTGCCCGCGGACAAATTCAGCCAGCACCTATCCAAACCCAGCCGTCCACCAAGCATCACGCAGGCACGAGACAGCCTTTTCCAGCCTCGTTCCAGCCGCACACCCCAGAAAACTTTGCCCACAAT CGTccttccccctcccccgcGATACCCCTCGCACTCGGGCGCCTACGGCGCAATCGGCGCCGGCATCGCCCCCATGATCGAGACGAACAACATTCTCTCCAACCCCGAAGGCCCTGAATACCAGTTCCTCGTCGGTGAGGGTACCTATGTCCTCAAAGAGTGCCTCCATCTCGCCACCCCTCCACCGCATCCCTCTGAGGCCCCCGTCGTCAATCCGAACCCGCTCGCCACGACGCCCCAGCCCGCCTCCGCTGGCACCAAGCTCTCCCTCATATCTCTCGACGTCCGCGCCGCGCCCCCCTTCTTCTACAACAAGGGCGCCAGCACATCCACCACGctctcctcctccctcgGCGGCGACATCCAGGAGCACCCCAACGAAGGGCGGTATTCTACCGAGGCAGGGCTCAGCAGCGATGGAGGGGACGGCCGCGGTGCCTCCCTCAGCGACGGTGTCGCGCCCCCGACGTCGTCATTGACCATGGTGTCGGCTCCGGCATTCGGGGACGGAAACTCGGCGCTCGCGCCGGCCAATACCAAGGACGCGGCCAAGAAGAAGGTGGCCAAACCCAAGAACAACATGACCAAGAGCAACTCGTCCTTCATTTCTAGAGTCATTGTGAACGAGAGCTTGGCCAAGAAGCTTCAGGAGCGGCCTACGGACGGCGTTTTTGCGTTTGCCAATATCAATCGAGCGTTTCAGTGGCTGGATCTGTCATCACCAACAAAG GCCGACTACTTGACCAAGATTCTGTTTACAAAGGCTCATTGCCTGTGTCACGACGTGAACCCCATCACCAAGAACATTGCTCATATCGATGTAATCATGGGCTTCTCAACGGGAGAAATCATCTGGTGGGAGCCTGTTTCTCAACGGTATACTCGGTTGAACAAGAAT GGCATCATCAACGGCACACCGGTATCAGAGATCCGTTGGATACCAGGCTCCGAGTGCCTCTTCCTAGCAGCGCACATGGACGGCTCGCTGGTGGTCTACGACAAGGACAAGGAGGACGCGCAGTTCTCCCCAGAGGAGGAGCAGCTTGCGACCAACGGCTCATCAACAAACGGAGAGAGCGATTCGTCGACCAACGGCGTCAATCACAACCTCAAGATCCAGATCAACAAGTCTGTCCACTCAAAGAACCAAAAGACGAACCCCGTGGCATCATGGAAGCTGTCGAATCAGCGCATCAACGCGTTTGCTTTCAGCCCGGACAATAGGCACCTGGCAGTCGTCTCGGAGGACGGCTCGCTCCGCATTATTGATTACTTGAAAGAAGA GTTGCTGGATCTCTACAACTCGTACTACGGCGGCTTCATCTGCATCACATGGTCACCGGACGGCAAATACGTTCTGACGGGAGGCCAAGATGACCTCATCTCCATCTGGTCCGTCGTAGACTCGGCCATTGTCGCCCGCTGTCAAGGTCACCAGTCGTGGGTGACATCGGTGGCATTCGATCCGTGGCGTTGCGACGACAGGAACTATCGGTTCGGCAGTGTCGGCGAAGACTGCAGGTTGTGCCTGTGGGATTTCAACGTCGGCATGCTGCACCGGCCCAAGGCG GCTTCCGTTCATCACCGAGGCTCCGTATCATCACGGTTCGCCAATCCCTTGCAGAGACAGGAGACGGCCAACACGTCGGCCAGCCGCATCCGGTCCAACTCGACTCTGTCTGGAGGGGCAGTGGACGAAGACGGCAGCAGCATCGTTCATCCTGTCGAGCCTCGTGCGAGGATCGCCATGCTACCTCCTGTTTCT TCCAAGGCTGTTGATACCCATCCCCTGTGCTGGCTGGAATTCACA